The Bacillus xiapuensis genome window below encodes:
- a CDS encoding MalY/PatB family protein, with protein MKVLSKFDQVMNRAGSGAVKWDRLKAIFGVEEALPMWVADMDFKAPEAVIEAVTKQAEHGIYGYTAIPDSVRSAIKGWMKTRHSWEIEESWLLFHHGVVPSIQAAIETFTDKGDAVVVQSPVYTPFFDMIERNERQVANNQLVLRAHHYEIDFEDLEAKLSADETKLMLLCSPHNPGGRVWTKDELTKVAKLCQKHQVVIVSDEIHSDLTADPFPHTPIASIREEFQEFIITLIAPSKTFNLAGLQASAIIAPNPKLRRKLKQTQAKHGFFELNLMGTVAMEAAYRHGGPWLDEAIAYIRENVQLVQSFIADKLPQLAVMEPEGGYLVWIDCRKLGLSDEELMQKILHEGQLALGQGSKYRAGGEGFVRMNVACPRSLVEEGLKRLHKALKN; from the coding sequence GTGAAGGTTTTGAGTAAATTTGATCAAGTCATGAACCGGGCTGGTTCAGGCGCCGTGAAATGGGACCGTTTGAAAGCGATATTCGGAGTGGAGGAGGCTCTGCCCATGTGGGTGGCTGATATGGACTTTAAGGCGCCGGAAGCTGTCATTGAAGCGGTGACCAAGCAGGCGGAGCACGGAATATACGGCTATACAGCGATTCCCGATTCAGTAAGATCCGCCATCAAAGGCTGGATGAAAACGCGCCACAGCTGGGAAATCGAGGAGAGCTGGCTCCTGTTTCACCACGGGGTCGTTCCGTCTATTCAAGCGGCGATTGAAACTTTTACAGATAAGGGGGACGCCGTCGTTGTGCAATCGCCTGTATATACTCCTTTTTTCGATATGATCGAGCGCAACGAACGCCAAGTCGCCAATAATCAGCTCGTTTTGCGCGCTCATCATTATGAAATCGACTTTGAGGACTTGGAAGCGAAGCTATCTGCCGATGAGACCAAGCTGATGCTGCTGTGCAGCCCGCATAATCCCGGTGGCCGCGTTTGGACGAAAGACGAATTAACAAAGGTGGCCAAGCTTTGCCAAAAGCATCAAGTGGTCATCGTCTCCGATGAAATTCACAGCGATCTAACGGCGGATCCATTTCCCCATACTCCGATTGCCTCCATTCGTGAAGAATTTCAAGAGTTTATCATCACGCTCATTGCACCAAGCAAGACATTTAACCTTGCCGGCTTGCAGGCTTCAGCCATCATTGCACCAAATCCGAAGCTTCGCAGAAAATTGAAGCAAACTCAAGCGAAACACGGATTTTTTGAACTTAACCTAATGGGCACTGTCGCCATGGAAGCCGCCTACCGCCATGGCGGTCCATGGCTTGATGAAGCGATCGCCTATATCCGTGAAAACGTCCAGCTCGTACAGTCATTTATCGCGGATAAGCTTCCCCAGTTAGCCGTTATGGAACCGGAAGGCGGCTATTTAGTGTGGATCGACTGCCGCAAGCTCGGGCTAAGCGATGAAGAGCTGATGCAGAAAATTCTGCACGAAGGCCAGCTCGCCCTTGGTCAAGGTTCGAAGTATCGCGCCGGCGGAGAAGGCTTCGTGCGCATGAATGTCGCTTGCCCTCGTTCATTAGTGGAGGAAGGGTTAAAAAGACTGCATAAAGCGCTTAAAAACTGA
- a CDS encoding ABC transporter ATP-binding protein — MSIISLKNVSKTYKGLTLFDGVDLNIEKGKIYGIVGHNGSGKSVLFKMICGFVFPDNGTIYVRGEEVGKSKRFPDNFGIIIDRPGYIANKTGFQNLKELALIRGEISDEKIAETMEMVGLQPQAKQKVKDYSLGMKQKLAIAQAIMEDQQVLILDEAFNALDVESVDRIRNLLLSFKNEGRTILMTSHNQDDINILCDHVFRINRYKLEPVYLK, encoded by the coding sequence ATGTCTATTATTTCATTAAAAAATGTAAGTAAAACATATAAAGGGCTAACTCTTTTTGATGGTGTAGATTTAAATATTGAAAAAGGAAAAATATATGGAATTGTGGGGCATAACGGTTCTGGTAAATCTGTATTATTCAAGATGATATGTGGCTTCGTATTCCCTGATAACGGTACGATTTATGTTAGAGGAGAAGAAGTTGGAAAAAGCAAAAGGTTCCCTGATAATTTTGGTATTATTATAGATCGTCCAGGTTATATTGCAAATAAAACCGGATTTCAAAACCTAAAAGAATTGGCGCTAATCAGAGGAGAAATAAGTGATGAAAAGATTGCTGAAACAATGGAAATGGTAGGGTTACAACCGCAGGCAAAGCAAAAAGTTAAAGATTATTCTTTAGGAATGAAACAAAAATTAGCTATTGCTCAGGCGATAATGGAAGATCAACAGGTTCTTATATTAGATGAGGCTTTTAATGCTTTGGATGTAGAAAGTGTAGACAGAATTCGAAATCTATTATTATCATTTAAGAATGAAGGGCGTACAATTTTAATGACGAGTCATAATCAGGATGATATTAATATCCTTTGTGATCATGTATTCCGCATCAATAGATATAAACTGGAACCCGTTTATCTGAAATAA
- a CDS encoding permease prefix domain 1-containing protein, translating to MRRVDEYVDNLYKHANSKHPETKELKEETRVHLNESVKELMSDGYTENDAFRVAVERFGGLEQAEKLISLMEIRQRTFANWLLTVGVSFLVFVSCMFGLLLYLGNIHDAHFADIGYQIGEELPSVNSKSTDLLFVNEPFILRASLYSTESRQKSLLKPNYIYEDNKRWVPELFKRGLYYETDQSFVSLEVIDVRTIGIFLFAIGFTIYYVLFTIWGLIQLYHAEGLKLIWIINLLLLNIVGYLLFRIKNKGKFKKTSN from the coding sequence ATGAGGAGGGTTGATGAATATGTTGATAACTTATATAAACATGCAAACTCAAAACATCCAGAAACAAAAGAATTAAAAGAAGAAACTCGTGTTCATCTTAATGAATCTGTAAAAGAGCTAATGAGCGATGGTTATACGGAAAATGATGCATTCAGAGTGGCAGTCGAACGATTTGGCGGGCTTGAGCAGGCAGAAAAATTAATTTCATTGATGGAAATTCGACAGAGAACATTTGCGAATTGGTTGTTGACGGTAGGGGTATCATTTTTAGTATTCGTCAGTTGTATGTTTGGTTTGCTTTTATATTTAGGAAACATTCATGATGCTCATTTTGCTGATATAGGATATCAAATTGGAGAAGAACTACCATCAGTAAATTCAAAGTCAACAGATCTTTTGTTTGTCAATGAACCATTTATTCTTAGAGCTTCTTTATACAGTACAGAATCAAGGCAAAAGAGTCTTTTGAAACCTAATTATATTTATGAAGACAATAAACGTTGGGTACCTGAGCTATTTAAAAGAGGATTGTACTATGAAACAGATCAATCTTTTGTCTCGCTGGAAGTTATAGATGTTCGAACAATTGGTATCTTTCTATTTGCTATCGGTTTTACAATTTATTATGTTTTATTTACCATCTGGGGGTTAATCCAATTATATCATGCAGAGGGATTAAAATTAATTTGGATAATAAACCTTTTATTGTTGAATATTGTTGGTTATTTATTATTTCGGATTAAAAACAAGGGGAAATTTAAAAAAACATCTAATTAA
- a CDS encoding PadR family transcriptional regulator yields MEVDKELLKGHIDTLILSLLSKKDMYGYEIAKVVRINSNGAFELKEGTLYLSLKRLEKKEWISSYWSDEQGAGARRKYYQMTDEGRCNFKLKIKEWEFVKKLIDTFLDTCEGDGNEEG; encoded by the coding sequence TTGGAAGTTGATAAGGAATTACTAAAGGGGCATATTGATACACTGATATTATCCCTCCTAAGTAAAAAAGATATGTATGGATATGAAATTGCAAAAGTAGTTCGTATTAACAGCAATGGGGCGTTTGAATTGAAGGAAGGTACTCTGTATCTTTCTTTAAAAAGGTTGGAGAAGAAAGAATGGATTTCTTCCTATTGGAGTGATGAACAAGGAGCAGGAGCCCGTAGAAAATATTATCAAATGACTGATGAAGGGCGTTGCAACTTCAAGCTGAAAATCAAAGAATGGGAATTTGTAAAAAAGTTGATAGACACATTTTTGGATACATGTGAGGGGGATGGAAATGAGGAGGGTTGA
- a CDS encoding accessory gene regulator ArgB-like protein, which produces MSTIESFIVNILIKQKNYTQLDQAKIRFGVRLIFADLCKFLIVYGAAFLLDCVLPTFVTHITFYTLRQKSFGYHFSSSFSCIAWSVLAFPIMSACLAALPLPLWLVWSTGIFSATTVFLYAPVGTAKQPIINEKHRLYLRKQAHTRLLTTGIITCTIPIYIHKFIVLGVAIQSLALLIQKFKGEKSL; this is translated from the coding sequence ATGTCAACAATTGAATCATTTATTGTCAATATACTGATCAAACAAAAGAATTACACACAGCTAGATCAAGCAAAAATACGATTCGGCGTTCGATTGATTTTTGCTGACTTATGTAAATTCTTGATTGTATATGGGGCCGCCTTTCTGCTTGATTGTGTATTACCAACTTTTGTTACACATATAACCTTCTATACATTAAGGCAAAAATCATTTGGTTACCATTTTTCAAGTTCATTTAGTTGTATAGCTTGGAGCGTACTAGCGTTTCCTATTATGTCCGCCTGTTTAGCTGCTCTACCTTTACCATTATGGCTTGTTTGGAGTACCGGTATTTTCTCAGCAACCACTGTTTTTTTATATGCACCTGTTGGAACAGCCAAACAACCGATTATTAATGAAAAACACCGACTCTATTTAAGGAAACAAGCACACACCCGGTTGTTGACTACAGGTATTATTACGTGTACTATACCCATATACATCCATAAATTCATAGTATTGGGTGTAGCGATACAAAGTTTAGCCTTACTTATTCAAAAGTTTAAAGGAGAGAAGTCATTATGA
- a CDS encoding cyclic lactone autoinducer peptide: MNTMSKLLQSAKRVLLLKLSNIALLVGNFAAVNSCTFFFHEEEIPEELKRSHLFLTHEE, from the coding sequence ATGAATACCATGAGTAAACTATTACAATCAGCTAAAAGGGTTCTTCTTTTAAAATTATCAAATATTGCTTTGTTAGTAGGAAATTTTGCGGCGGTGAACTCCTGTACATTTTTCTTTCATGAAGAAGAAATACCTGAAGAACTTAAGAGGAGTCATCTATTTCTTACACATGAAGAGTAA
- a CDS encoding sensor histidine kinase — protein MELVKINLTTQLSYFLLMILLFSLLLYSVQKENQIKQRIIEIEQFTAYMETLEKVNRDMQKFRHDYRNILYTMKGYLDDNNLDDLKEYFRQHILQTEAHTLFKTRVLGNLDHLQLVSLKGLLATKALQADEQGIKISLEIPEVIDNIDMNVIDLTRIMGILIDNAIEANETAFQGEINIAFFKTKLDSTIIIIRNTLQDDSIDLVNIFKDSFSTKGKCRGTGLANIKNILGRYPQVLMHTRIEQNWFIQEIEIQSRGN, from the coding sequence ATGGAGCTAGTGAAAATCAATTTAACGACTCAATTAAGCTATTTTTTATTAATGATTCTCTTGTTTAGTTTACTGTTATACAGTGTACAAAAAGAAAATCAAATTAAGCAACGTATAATAGAAATAGAACAATTTACGGCATATATGGAGACCCTCGAAAAAGTCAATCGAGATATGCAAAAGTTCCGTCATGATTATCGAAATATTTTATATACAATGAAAGGCTACCTTGATGATAATAATTTAGATGATCTAAAAGAATATTTTCGACAACATATTTTACAAACCGAAGCACATACATTATTTAAAACCAGAGTATTAGGCAACTTAGATCATTTACAATTAGTTAGCTTAAAAGGGTTATTAGCTACAAAAGCCCTTCAGGCAGATGAACAAGGCATCAAAATCAGTCTTGAAATACCTGAAGTCATTGATAATATTGATATGAACGTTATTGATTTAACAAGAATTATGGGTATTTTGATCGACAATGCCATTGAAGCAAACGAAACAGCATTCCAAGGAGAAATTAACATTGCCTTCTTTAAAACAAAATTAGATTCAACTATCATTATTATTCGAAATACTCTGCAAGATGATTCAATTGATCTAGTGAATATATTCAAAGATTCATTCTCTACAAAGGGTAAATGTCGCGGTACGGGACTAGCCAATATTAAAAATATTTTAGGGCGTTATCCACAGGTCCTTATGCATACGCGTATCGAACAGAATTGGTTTATTCAAGAAATAGAAATTCAGAGTAGGGGAAATTGA
- a CDS encoding LytR/AlgR family response regulator transcription factor, with amino-acid sequence MKVIICEDDATQLEYIYSKLQKYALIQYPSIEFTLATSSPEDILTYIEHDREDCYFLDIELGSSLTGLELAGKIKDRDPQASIIFVTTHAEMLQLTFTYKLAALDFIVKREQTQLTHQLITALEVAYQKYKQLGHVDEGHYFQLKIGELIKNIPYEEIYFFATSSQVHKIELHTKNGRYEFYGKLKALESLDSRFYRCHKSYIINLQHIREINKKDRTLTMTNTETCYISFRALRGLQIKMTEWTSSNRV; translated from the coding sequence ATGAAAGTGATCATTTGCGAGGACGATGCTACACAACTTGAATATATTTATTCAAAGCTACAAAAATATGCGCTGATACAGTATCCGAGTATAGAGTTCACCTTAGCAACTTCTAGTCCTGAAGACATACTTACTTATATAGAACACGATCGGGAAGATTGTTATTTTTTGGATATTGAATTAGGAAGCTCTTTAACAGGTCTAGAATTAGCTGGTAAAATTAAGGATCGTGATCCTCAAGCAAGTATTATATTTGTAACTACACATGCAGAAATGCTACAATTAACTTTTACGTATAAACTGGCCGCACTCGACTTCATAGTAAAAAGAGAGCAAACGCAGCTTACACATCAACTAATCACAGCGTTAGAAGTTGCTTATCAAAAATATAAACAATTAGGACATGTAGATGAAGGACACTACTTCCAGTTAAAAATCGGAGAGCTTATTAAGAACATTCCCTATGAAGAAATTTATTTTTTTGCTACCTCCAGCCAAGTTCACAAGATAGAATTACATACTAAAAACGGACGTTATGAATTTTATGGAAAATTAAAGGCCCTTGAGAGCCTAGACAGCCGATTTTATCGTTGCCATAAGAGCTATATTATCAACTTACAGCATATTCGAGAAATTAATAAAAAAGATAGAACACTAACAATGACAAATACAGAAACCTGTTACATTTCTTTTCGAGCTTTGCGAGGATTACAAATCAAAATGACAGAATGGACATCTTCAAATAGAGTATAG
- a CDS encoding transposase — MNDIFVKSLYESIIKENLQIYKDLYGTTNVTSKTDDYWKKAIDFYDSLTDENKDTLMKIIEQTMIDTISNMLGVIDGSSTLKDCSLEPKLLLDSIDTEGELQDSFLEFIEERDSNS; from the coding sequence ATGAATGATATTTTTGTTAAATCACTTTATGAGTCTATCATTAAAGAGAACCTTCAAATATACAAAGACTTGTATGGAACAACGAATGTTACTTCTAAGACAGATGATTATTGGAAAAAAGCTATTGATTTTTACGATAGTTTAACTGACGAAAATAAAGATACATTAATGAAGATAATTGAACAAACTATGATTGATACTATTTCAAACATGCTAGGAGTAATTGATGGAAGTTCGACTTTAAAAGATTGTTCATTAGAACCTAAATTACTTCTCGATTCTATTGATACGGAAGGAGAACTGCAAGATTCGTTTTTGGAATTCATAGAAGAAAGAGATAGTAACAGCTAA
- a CDS encoding IS3 family transposase: MISSMSRKGNGYDPTCIESFHGILKRELVYQTKFKTREEVKKSLFEYIEFFYNSKRMRGRKFCVYFLDVVSIILDGYW; this comes from the coding sequence ATGATAAGCAGCATGAGCCGCAAAGGGAACGGTTACGATCCTACTTGTATTGAGTCCTTTCACGGTATTCTTAAGCGTGAGCTAGTTTATCAAACGAAGTTTAAAACGAGAGAGGAGGTGAAGAAATCGCTGTTTGAGTACATTGAGTTCTTTTACAATTCCAAACGAATGCGCGGTAGAAAATTCTGTGTCTATTTTCTTGACGTAGTATCAATAATCCTAGACGGTTATTGGTAA
- the queE gene encoding 7-carboxy-7-deazaguanine synthase QueE — translation MRKIPVLEIFGPTIQGEGMVAGRKTMFVRTAGCDYSCAWCDSAFTWDGSAKEEIRLLSAEDIWEELFKIGGETFDHVTISGGNPALLPQLAALVDKLRQEGIKIALETQGSRWQDWFDRIDELTISPKPPSSGMETDLNKLTDIVQRLEESGREFSLKVVVFNKEDLIFAKKVHQLYPNAAFFLQTGNDRLEEMDGSVLLPHLVEKYNWLIEQTMPDKDWRNVRILPQLHTFVWGNKKGV, via the coding sequence ATCCGCAAGATTCCTGTACTCGAAATATTTGGACCGACCATTCAAGGAGAAGGGATGGTCGCCGGGCGCAAGACGATGTTTGTTCGGACTGCCGGCTGCGATTACAGCTGTGCGTGGTGCGATTCAGCTTTTACTTGGGACGGTTCTGCCAAGGAAGAGATTCGTCTGCTGTCTGCTGAAGACATTTGGGAAGAACTGTTCAAAATAGGCGGAGAAACGTTTGACCATGTGACCATCTCGGGGGGGAATCCGGCGCTGCTTCCGCAGTTGGCCGCATTGGTTGACAAGCTGCGGCAAGAAGGAATCAAGATTGCGCTTGAGACACAGGGAAGCCGCTGGCAAGACTGGTTTGATCGCATCGATGAATTGACGATATCCCCAAAACCGCCGAGCTCCGGTATGGAAACGGACCTGAATAAGCTTACAGACATTGTGCAGCGCTTGGAAGAGAGCGGCCGGGAGTTCAGCTTGAAAGTGGTTGTGTTTAATAAGGAGGATCTTATCTTTGCCAAAAAGGTGCATCAGCTCTATCCGAATGCCGCCTTTTTCTTGCAAACGGGAAATGACCGTCTTGAGGAAATGGATGGCTCGGTGCTTTTGCCCCATCTTGTGGAAAAGTACAACTGGCTGATTGAACAAACCATGCCAGATAAAGACTGGAGAAATGTCCGCATTCTCCCTCAGCTTCATACCTTTGTATGGGGAAACAAAAAGGGGGTGTAA
- the queD gene encoding 6-carboxytetrahydropterin synthase QueD, with amino-acid sequence MMQQIYPAPPHSYRYELNKDFQFAAAHYVPHEDAGACRRLHGHTYYVNVTVVGNELNELGFLVNFQHIKNLIHKRFDHTVLNHDSLFNEEDPDRFPTTEVVAKTMWEIMQEQLDQLENKPRCIQIFLRETPTSYVVYRPREDDFQ; translated from the coding sequence ATGATGCAGCAAATATATCCGGCGCCTCCCCATTCTTATCGCTATGAATTGAACAAGGATTTCCAATTTGCGGCGGCTCATTATGTGCCCCATGAAGACGCCGGAGCTTGCCGCCGCTTGCATGGACATACGTATTATGTCAATGTAACGGTCGTCGGCAATGAATTGAATGAATTGGGCTTTTTAGTGAACTTTCAGCATATAAAAAATTTGATTCATAAGCGCTTTGATCATACTGTGCTCAATCATGATTCGTTATTTAACGAAGAAGATCCTGATCGGTTTCCGACAACAGAGGTTGTCGCCAAGACAATGTGGGAAATTATGCAGGAGCAGTTAGATCAGCTTGAAAACAAGCCGCGCTGTATACAAATCTTTTTGCGGGAGACGCCAACAAGCTATGTCGTGTACCGGCCGCGGGAGGATGATTTTCAATGA
- the queC gene encoding 7-cyano-7-deazaguanine synthase QueC has translation MKKEKAVVVFSGGQDSTTCLFWAKQRFGEVIAVTFDYGQRHQLELQCAAEIAKDLGVAHHVLDMSLLNQLAPNALTRTDIEITEKDGELPSTFVEGRNLLFLSFAAVLAKQHGARHLITGVCETDFSGYPDCRDVFIKSLNVTLNLSMDYTFVIHTPLMWLDKAETWELSDQLGAFDYVRERTLTCYNGIKGSGCGECPACKLRQRGLDQYLAKKEAQK, from the coding sequence ATGAAAAAAGAAAAAGCAGTGGTTGTGTTTAGCGGAGGGCAGGACAGTACGACTTGTTTGTTTTGGGCGAAACAGCGCTTCGGCGAAGTGATCGCCGTGACGTTTGATTACGGTCAGCGCCACCAGCTGGAGCTGCAATGCGCGGCTGAGATTGCCAAGGATTTAGGTGTTGCGCACCATGTGTTAGATATGTCGCTTCTCAATCAGCTAGCGCCGAATGCGCTGACGCGGACGGACATAGAAATTACCGAGAAAGACGGAGAGCTGCCATCGACATTTGTAGAAGGGCGCAACTTGCTGTTTTTATCGTTTGCGGCTGTGCTTGCTAAGCAGCACGGGGCAAGGCACCTGATTACTGGAGTCTGTGAAACAGATTTCAGCGGATATCCGGACTGCCGCGATGTGTTTATTAAATCCTTAAATGTGACATTAAACTTATCCATGGATTATACCTTTGTGATTCATACGCCGCTGATGTGGCTGGATAAAGCAGAAACGTGGGAGCTGTCTGACCAGCTTGGTGCGTTTGATTATGTCCGTGAGCGCACATTGACTTGCTATAACGGCATTAAAGGAAGCGGCTGCGGCGAATGTCCGGCCTGCAAGCTCCGCCAGCGGGGACTTGATCAATATTTGGCTAAGAAGGAGGCACAAAAATGA